The genomic region ACGTCTACCATGAGACAGTTAGCTCCATTCTCTATAGCCTTATCTGCGTACTCGAGTATTTTAGGATAGTCAGCTGTCACGTTTAGGGCGTAAAGCACATGCTTACCGGTCTCTTCCCTAACTCTATCTAGCATCTCCATAACATGGGTTAGTCTATCGAGCAGGGGACAGAAGCGTTGGTTAACCAAGGTTTCGTCGTCTTTAACTAGGTCTACACCCCCCATAGCCGCCTCGTAAGCCACCTTAGCGAATTCTTTAGGGTTTAAACCTACTTTAGGCTTAACGATCGTGCCTAGATGAGGGCGTCTGCTTTCGAGGGTTCCGACGATCTTCCTGATACCTTCTATGCCAAACTTAGGGCCTTTAAACATCTGAACATAGCTTTTTGGTAAGTGTATATCTAACAACCTGACGTTTTCGACTGAGGATAACCCAAATACATTACCGGCTGCCACGCTTAAGAGGTTCGGTATACCGCTTTCTAGGTCGAATAGCTCAAGAGGTGTGGCTATGTGAACGATACCATAGCCGTTTCTATGCTCAAGTTTAAAGATCCTACCTGCTAAATGTCTGGGCTCACCTGTCTTAACCCTGGTCCACGTTCCTATGGTGGATTCGGCTGCTAAATCTATACCGGCGTCTAGAAGCGTTATACCAGGTCTAGGCTCGACAAGGTAGGTGGTGATTACGTGTTTATCAGGATCTGCCCAGTTTTCAGGAGCCGTGTATATTTCACGCCAATAATCCCTCGACGTTTCTATATGGGTCATCGTTTATCCATCTTATAGAGGGGTGTCTTCATAAACTTAAGGGTTCCTGGTTTGGAAAGTATTATATCGCTAATCCGGTGATAACTATCTTCCCGATGGGTATCGTAGAATACCTTGAATCCACTAGAAGTGAGTACATAGAGAACTTCCGGAGATTCTTGAGACAACCAAGCGTATCAGCCAAGGGTATCGGCATAGACGAATGCGCCAGGCTTCTAGAAGAACTTATGGAAGAGTGGGGTCTTGACGCTGAGATTATGCAAACTGATGGAAACCCCATCGTTTATGCGATGGTCGAATCCAAAAAGTCTGACAGAACCCTACTCGTCTACAGCCACTACGACGTACAGCCTCCAGAGCCGCTTGAGGAATGGATCAGCCCACCGTTCGAGGCTAAAACAGTCGATGGTAGGATAATCGCCAGAGGAGCTGCGGATGCTAAAGGCAATATAATCGCGTTTCTCAAAGCAGTCGAATCCTATCTCAAGACCGAAGGTGAGCCTCCTGTAAACGTTAAGTTTCTGTTTGAAGGCGAGGAGGAAATCGGAAGCCCTAATCTTCCATCCTTCGTAGAAACTCGAAGGGATATGTTGAAGGCTGACGGGGTCGTATGCTGGGACGGCGGTCTTCACCCCTCTGGCAGACCATCGATAAGCTTAGGAGTTAAGGGAATGTTGTACGTAGAGCTCAGGTGCCGCGGCGCTAAGACCGACCTTCACTCCTCTCAGGCACCTATAATCGTGAACCCTGCTTGGAGGATCGTATGGGCTTTAAACACGATAAAGTCCCCAGACGGTAGGATAGAGGTTGAAGGATGGTACGACGACGTTCGCCCTCCGACAGAAGAGGAGCTCAAACTACTATCTGAGATACCGTTTGAAGAGGAGGTTCTCAAGAGAGAGTTAGGTGTCGAAGAGTTTCTAGGCGGAGTCAAGGGTCTGGAGGCATTAAAGAGACTTGTCTATGAACCTACGGCCAACATAGCCGGTATCAGCTCAGGTTATACCGGTGCTGGTAGTAAGACGGTCCTACCCTGCGAAGCCATAGCTAAGATAGACTTCAGGCTTGTAGTGGACCAGGATCCAGAGAAGCTCCTAAAACTGCTTAGAAAACACCTTGATAGAAGAGGATTTAGCGACGTCGAGTTAGTTAAGCTTGGTACGCTCTTGCCGTCTCGGACACCTCTGTCTGCTCTCATAGCTAAGGCGTCGATGAAGGCTTCTGAGAAAGTGTACCGTGCTAAGCCTGTCGTATATCCGAACTCGGCTGGTTCAGGTCCGGACTTCGTCTTCACGAAGATACTCGGCCTACATTCTGTATGGACGGGTTGCTCGCCTCCACTGGCCAGAGCGCATGCACCGAACGAGTTTAACACGATTGAACACATGGTCAAAGGCGTCTTATACGCGGCTGAGATCATGGAAAACTTCAGAAGCCTCTGAGGTCAACAAGGTTGAAGCCTCCTAGGGTAAGGCTTAGATACGTCGGATTATTGAGCCTAGTAGCCAGTATAGTCGCTGTAGGCTGTGGGGCGTTATTCAGCCTCATAGTAAGTAGGAGGCTTCAACCTTGGGAACTTGGAGAGTGGCGGTATATCAGCTCGGTTTTTACATACTTTCTGATCCCCCTTAACATATTGAACTTCTGGACCGTGAGATACGTATCTAGAGGCTTCCAAGTTTATTCCACCGTGGTCTTAACAGGTTTACTAGTGGGTGTATTTGCCTCCGTGTCTTTTCACGCACTCTCCCCCTTACTAGTCGACCGACTGGAGCATACAGTGATAGTCGTAGCCTCACTTCAATTGTTCACGATGTTTGTGGCGGGTTGTATAGATTCCCTAGCCCTAGGGTTCAAGCCTCAAGTGGCTCAGTATGGCTCCATGTCCTTCGAGATCGTGAAGACCGTAATGGCATATTTTCTAATCCTCCTCCTGAGGATGAGGCTTGTAGGAGCTTTCATCTCGGTAGCGTTTGCGTTTGCCGTAAAGGCTTTCATAGAATTTTTGATGATTAGAGACGCCGAGTGGAAGCGTTTTAACCCTGGCTTTCTGAAAGAGGTCATACGGCTTTCATGGCTACCGTTGTATTCGACCTTTGTCTCAAGCCTCGCCTCTCTAGACGTCATAGTGATAACGGCTATTCTCGGTGAAACCGTGTCCATCGGGTTCTGGACGGCGGCGTTCACGATCGGAAATCTTCCCTCCATCGCCTTGTCGCTATCGGCGGGTTTATATCCACACCTCCTCAGAGAGGTTAAGGTTAAAGACGTAGAACTTTCTACGAGACTCGTATACATGCTATCAACCCCTATAACGTTGGGTATAATACTGATCGCCGAGCCTCTGCTTAACATTCTTAGACCTGAGTATGCAACCGTCTGGGTTGCCTCCTCTATCCTAGCGGTGAATAGCTATCTCCTAGGAATCTCATCCATATCGTCGACAAGCCTCATGGGTTCCGAAGATATAGAGCTTAGGGATAAGGCGTTTAAATCATACCTCGGAAGCGTCCTGTTCAAGTTGCCGAGTTTAAACCTTGCGAGGTTCACGACGTATCTAGTGATACTGGTGGTGTTTTTTTCGACGTTTAAACCTGACACGGTTAGCGCTACGATAACCCTATGGGCTATCATAAGGCTCTTAGTGAATCTTCCATTCAGCCTTTACGTCGCTTATTGGTCTGCCAGACGTCTAAAATGGAGTCTGCCGTTTAAGCAGATGGGTAAATACCTTATCCTATCGCTTTTCATGGTTCCGCCAGTACTCCTGGTTAAACCCCGTTCCTTAAGCGTTCAGGCAGTTAATGCCCTTCTAGAGCTTGCCCCCTCCATACTCTTAGGCGCATCTGTGTATCTATCTCTTCTCTACGTTTTCGACAGGGAATTCCGTAGCCTTGTCTCGGGAGTCTTAAGGTTTCTGAAAACGTACTATTTGGTTTATGCACCACGGGATGACCGAAAACCTTATGGTTAAGACAGCCGGTTTATCTTCACCAATGTCGTGTATGAACGTGGTTGAAAAGATCTTGTGTCGAGTTTCTGGAAAGAGTCGTGTAGAGCCGGGTGAGTTTATACGTGCTAGGGTCGATAAGGTGATGTTTCACGACCTCACAGGACCTCTAACCGTTAAGGCGTTCCGGGAGATCGGCGCCTCTAAAGTCTGGGATCCAGATAGAGTGATCGTGATCTTCGACCATCTAGTTCCTGCGAACACTGAGAGAGCGTCCTTAAACCAAAAGACCATAAGAGAGTTTGTCGGGGAACAAGGGATCAAAGCGTTCTACGACATCGGTAGAGGAGGTATATGCCACCAAGTTATGGTAGAAAAGGGTCATGCTCAACCCGGCGAACTGATAGTGGGCGCTGATTCGCACACCTGCACATATGGGGCTATAGGAGCGTTCTCGACCGGTATGGGCGCCACTGACGTAGCGGCCATACTAGCCACCGGTGAGACGTGGTTGAGGGTTCCTGAGGTCGTCTGTATGAACGTCGAAGGTGAGTTGGGTGATATGGTTACTCCTAAGGACGTGATCCTCAGCATCATAGGTTCTGTCACCGTCTCAGGTGCCGTCTATAAGGCTGTGGTTTTCCGAGGTCCTACCGTAGAGTCTATGAGCATCGCTGGCCGTATGACGATGTGCAACATGGCTGTAGAGATGGGCGCTAAAACTGGGATAGTCGAACCTGATGAAGTGACTAGACGTTACTTCGAGTCTAGGGGCTTACCCTTCAAGCCTGGCTTCCGGAGCGACCCAGACGCGTCTTTCGAGGATACCTATGACTTCGACTTCTCTAGCCTAGAGCCTCAAGTGGCTTGTCCAAGCTCGGTAGACAACGTTAAACCCGTATCAGAGGTAGAGGGTGTTCCCGTGGACCAGGCTTACATCGGCTCTTGCACTAACGGCCGATTGGAAGATTTGAGGATAGCAGCGAAGATCGTTAAGGGTAGGAGAGTTAAACCTGGAGTAAGGGCTTTAGTGGTTCCCGCTTCCCAAGAGGTTTATCGAGCTGCTTTAAGGGAGGGTTTGATAGATATATTCGTCGAAGCTGGTGTATTAGTGTGTAACCCGACTTGCGGGGCCTGTATCGGGGCTCACATGGGCGTTCTAGCTGAGGGAGAAACGTGTATCGCTTCGATAAATAGAAACTTTGTAGGACGTATGGGAAGCACCAAGGCCAAGGTTTATCTAGCGTCTCCTGCTACGGTTATGGCGTCTGCCGTGGAGGGTCGTATAACCGACCCTAGGAGGCTGGTATCTTGAAGGTTAGAGGTTATGCGGTCAAATACGGGGATAACATAGACACCGACGTTATAATCCCCGGTAGGTATCTCGGTATAACCGATCCAGAGGAGCTGGGAAGACACGCGATGGAAGGGCTAGACCCCGAGTTTCCGTCCAAGATCAAGCAGACCGGCATCTTAGTGGCTGGTGTGAACTTCGGATGCGGCTCGAGTAGGGAGGAGGCGCCATTGGCGTTGAAGTATTCCGGGGTGAAATGCATAATCGCGAAGTCTTTCGCGAGGATATTCTTCCGGAACGCGATAAACGTCGGTTTACCCATAGTGATCTGCCCGGAAGCCGTGGGAAAAATCGAGGAGGGCGACGAGCTGACGATAGACCTGGCCGAGGGGACGATAGTTAACGAGTCTAAAGACGAAACGTACAGAATGGTTCCTCTACCGAAGTTTATACTCGACATATTAAGAGACGGCGGGCTGATACCTCATCTCAGGAGGAAGGGCTTTTGAGAGCTTATAGGATAGCTCTCATACCTGGTGATGGAATAGGCCCGGAGCAGATGGATGCTACTTTAAAGGTGCTGGATGCGGTTCAAGAGAACTTAAGCCTAAAGCTTAACTACGTCTTTCTAGAGGCTGGTGATAAGTGTCTTGAGAAACATGGAGTGGCCCTACCGGAGGAGACCGTTAAAGCCATTATGGATGCTGACGCAACTTTGAAGGGGCCTGTAGGTGAGACGGCGGCCGACGTCATCGTGAGGCTTAGGCAGCTTTTAGATCTCTACGCGAACGTCAGACCGTTCAAGTCGTATCCCAGGGTTCCATGTCTTAAACCAGGCATAGATTTTGTAGTGGTTAGAGAGAACACTGAGGGCCTCTACAAGGGTTTCGAATTTAAACCCTCTGACGATGTGGCGGTTAGCTTGAGGGTTATCACCCGACGTGGCTCTGAGCGTATAGCCAGATACGCATTCGAGGAGGCCTTACGTAGAGGTTCGAAGCTCAAGGTCACGGCAGTTCATAAAGCAAACGTCTTGAAGGCTACTTGCGGTTTATTTGCAGAAGTCTGTAGACGCGTCGCCAAGGATTATCCCCAGGTCTCCTATGAAGAGATGTATGTAGATGCGGCCGCTATGCGGCTCATAAGGAAGCCTGAGAGCTTCGATGTCTTGGTTACGACGAACATGTTCGGAGATATACTCAGCGATGAGGCTGCCGAGCTTGTGGGCGGGCTCGGCTTAGCACCTGGAGCTAATATAGGCGATCGCTATGCGCTCTTCGAACCCGTTCACGGAGCGGCCTGGGATATAGCCGGTAAGAACGTCGCAAATCCGAGTAGTCTGATATTAGCGTCTAAGATGATGCTCGAATGGCTAGGTTCCAAGCATAACGATGACGTATGCTTAGAAGCAGCCACGGCTATCGAAAACGCCCTGGTCGAGGCCTTTAAGAGAGGGTATACGACGAGAGACCTGGGTGGGAACTTATCTACGAGTATAATGGGCTCTAAAGTGGCTTCGCTCGTCAGGGAGATCACTGCCTCAAGATAAAGCCTATAAGTTTTATCATCGATCCATGAGATTTACCGGTTCTATACGATTGCATAAGACTTTTAACCCGTATTTTCTCCACTATTAAGTTGTGTCCAGCCGTTATATTCGGATATTCGACACCACGCTCAGGGATGGGGAGCAGACCCCTGGAGTATCGTTAACCCCTGAAGATAAGCTAGTTATCGCCCGTCAGCTCGATAGGCTAGGCGTAGACGTGATCGAAGCAGGCTTCCCGATCACCTCCAAAGGCGAAGCCGAGGCCGTTAAGCTGATAGCGAAAGACGGTCTAAACGCCGAGGTATGCGGTTTAGCCAGGGCTCTAAAGCAAGACATAGACGCGGTTATAGACTGCGGTTTAAACAGCGTACACCTCTTTATAGCGACATCCGACATTCACCTCAAGTATAAGCTTAAGATGAGCCGGGACGAGGCATTAGCTAAGGCCTTAGAAGCACTAGATTATGCTAAGGACCATGGTTTAACAGTCGAGTTCTCCGCTGAAGACGCGACTAGGACGGATGTAGAGTTTCTCAAGAAGTTCTACAAAGCCCTATGCGTTGCGGGGGCCGATAGGATAAACGTCCCAGATACGGTCGGCGTGATGACTCCTAAACGTATGTACGAACTGATATCCGAGCTTAAGACGGTCGTCTCGAAGCCTATAAGCGTCCACTGCCATGACGACTTCGGCATGGCTGTTGCCAACAGTCTTGCGGCTGTCGAAGCTGGGGCGGAGCAAGTTCACGTGACCGTTAACGGTCTCGGGGAGAGGGCTGGTAACGCGGCTCTGGAGGAAGTGGTCGTCTCTCTTAAACTCCTATACAACTTCGAGGTGGGTGTAGACCCTAAACTGATATACAGTACCTCTAGGCTCGTATCCAGGATGACTGGTATACCGATACAGCCGAATAAGGCGGTAGTCGGAGACAACGCGTTCGCCCACGAGTCCGGTATACACACACACGGAGTCACGAGGCATCCACTAACCTACGAGCCGATACCGCCCGAGTTTGTCGGACGTAAGAGACGGATCCTAGCCGGCAAACACGCCGGGACTCATGGTCTTAAGGTGCTTCTAGAAGAACTCGGGCTGAGGTTGACCGAGAGCCAGGTCAAGGAGATTCTAGCTAGGGTTAAAGAGCTCGGTGATAAGGGTAAGCAGGTTACCGAGGAAGACCTGACGGCTATAGCTCGAGCCGTAGCGGGTGAAGTCGTTAAAGAGGAGAGGGTTCTGAAGCTCGACGAGCTGGCTGTGATGACGGGTAATAAAATCATACCGACGGCCTCGGTTAAGGTGGTGATAGATGGTAAGGAGTATGTGGCCTCTAAGACAGGTGTCGGACCTGTGGACGCTGCTATAAAGGCATTGGAAGAGGTGTTAAACCCGGTGATCAGGGTATATCTAAGGGAGTATCGTCTCGAGGCTATAACGGGCGGCTCGGATGCCTTAGCTGAGGTTGTAATCAAGGTCGAGGATGAGGAGGGGGACATCGTGTCGGCTAGAGCGGCTAGGGAAGATATAGTTATGGCGAGTGTGGAGGCTATGGTGAATAGTATAAACAAGCTCCTGCTTAGAAGACGTAAGACCGGATGACCATGCTAGAGGGTTTCCTATTGGACCTAGCATCGTTCATAATATATGTGATCGTCGTAACGGTCTCAGGAGTCTTAAGCCCGGGCCCCTTGACGATAGCTACTTTGATCCACGGTGCTAAAGGCGGTTTGAAAGCCGGGTTAAACTGTGCCTTAGGGCATATGCTTGTCGAGCTTCCGCTTGCCGTTTTCATAGGCTTGGGTCTACTGAACCTAATGGGCTCTGGTGTGAAGCGGATTCTAGAAATCGTGGGCGGCCTAGCCTTAATAGGCTTCGGGATGCTGCAACTTAGAGGGGTCTTGAGGTCTGAAAAAGGTTCTTCCCAAGATGTTTCTGCAGAAGATTCCATGCTTCCGGTGAGCGGAAGTGCTCTTCTAACGGGGGTAACCCTCACGGGGTTGAACCCTTACTTCATCCTGTGGTGGCTCAGCATAGGGTCTGCTCTGATATATGAGGCGTTGAACCTAGGCTTAGTCGAGGGGTTGGCTATCATGTATTTGGCCCATGTATGGATGGATTACGCGTGGCTGGGTCTGATAGCCCACCTATCCGGATGCGGTAGGAGGGTATTAGGACGTAAGATATACCGGTACATACTGATAGGCTTCAGCATAGCCCTAGTGGTATTCGGAGTCTTATGGGTTGCCTCAGCCATAGGTGTCTCATAGCCTCTTTCTACCATGCCTATATGGTCTAGTCCTGTTTATCTCCATCTTCCTCTTAACGGCCTCCGATATCCTAAGGTCTAGGTCTCCGCATAGATGGAAAACCCTGATCAAGGTGTCGGCTATCTCCTCCCGGAACCCTTTCCTGTCGTCGTCTCTCCAAGCCTCCATGGCCTCAGCAAGCTCCGTCACGACCAGCATAAGGTAGACCGGTGCATTATCCCAGGTCACATGAAACCCCTTCGAGTTAGCTATTTCCTTAGCCTCTTTGACGAAATCTTCAAGCGTAGAAGTCTTCAATCCTTTAACACCGTCTTCAACCGTTAGGCATCGGCGAACTTAAACATTGTTTCACCGAAAAGTTAAGCTGAAGTCGATCACCTAGCTTAGGATTATCACCCTGTTATCAACGAAATCCTCGGCGAGTATAGACGCGAAAGACATATTCCTCCATAGGATGCTATAATTCTATCGGAGGTCGCTTTGAAAGAAGATGTTCTTAGAAGACTAAAGTTCCGGCTAGACCTCATAGCGTTGCTCGATGATAAACCTGTTTTGGATAGGCGGTCTGCTCCTGAAGCTCATAGACGAACGTGGTTCCATTCTATCAGCTTGTAGAAGCCTCGGAATACCCTTCTAACGCGTGGTCTATCGATGGTCAAGACCGAGAGTTCTCTTAATATGCGCATAATCGAGCCTGCTAAAGGCGGTAGAGGCGGAGGCGGAACTAGGCTTACGATAAAGCCGTGGTCATCAGAGGGTTCAAGAGGCTTATAGTCTTCGCCTATAGACATACCACACGGTTTAGGGGGTAGACGACATACTCGCCGGTAAGGTTAGATTGGTGAACCGGGTTCTAGGCTCTGGGACTAGGCTTCTGCTCGACCAGCTTCTGAAGGCCAGGGCTTTGAGACTAGGCATAGAGGCTCGAGAGATCCCGAGTAGGGTATTGGGTTACGATTTCGAGGTTAAAACTCATCACGAAGTGGCCAAAGGCATACTTGAGGATAGGGGGGATGTGGGTTTAACCCTGAAATACGTCGCCGAGAAGTATGCTTTAGCCTATACACCTGTTTGCTGGGAGAACTATGATTTCGTCGTGAGGGTCTCTAGGCTCGATAGAAAACCTGTAAAGGCTTTCATAGGTTTTCTTGAAAGCTCGTTTTTCCAAAAGCGGTTGAAGCGTTTAGATGGCTATGACCTTAGCCCCTCGATTGGCGAGGTAATATACGCTCCTCCAGCCCCGTAAACTTCAAAAATCCTAGCATGTTATGCTTAGGTTTAGGTGTCTCTTTGGAGGTGCTCCTCGAAAACTGCGACTGGGTTTTAACCCAAGACGAGAATAGACGGGTTTTAAGGAAAACTTCTGTGCTTGTTAAGGATGGTTTGATCGAGGCGATAGGCCGCGGTTTAAAAGGCGGGGACTTGGTGGTGAGCGGTGAGGGTAAGGTCCTTATGCCCGGTCTCATAAACACGCATACTCACCTATCGATGACTCTGCTCAGGGGATATGCGGAAGACCTGCCGTTAGATGAGTGGCTTAGGGAAAGGATCTGGCCGGTCGAACGTAAGTTGACAGGTCGACTATGCTACATAGGTGCTCTCCTAGGGTGTCTCGAGATGATAAGGACCGGAACGACCTGTGTGGTCGACATGTACTATCACGCAGGCGAGGTCGCCAGAGCAGTTCATGAAGCCTGTCTAAGGGGTTTCATAGGTCAAGGGATGATCGACGTAGCCGGTTCAGACGAGGTTAGGATATCGAACGAGCCGCTTCGAAAGGACTTCATAAACGCTACTTACAATGCAGTCGAGTCTATAAAGAGTCTCGGAGATCCCAAGGTTAAGCCGATAATCGCTCCTCATGCACCCTACACATGCTCCGATGAGCTTCTAGCTGAAGCCGTGCTTCTAGCCGAGAGGCTTGATACGCTTGTTCACATTCACCTAGCCGAGACGAGGAGGGAGCAGGCTCTTTTCCAGAAGACCTACGGATGCACGGTGGTCGAGTATTTGGATAAACTCGGCTTCTTATCTCCGAGGGTTCTTGCGGCGCACTGTGTTTGGCTGACTAAGCACGACGTGAGGGTTTTGGCTGAGAGGGGTGTTAAGGTCTCCCATTGTCCGGTCTCGAATATGAAACTCGGCGTGGGAGGGGTAGCACCCATACCGGAGATGCTTGAATCCGGGGTTACTGTCTCGCTCGGTACGGATGGGGCTGCGAGCAATAATACGTTAGACTTATTCGAGACGATGAAGTTCGCCGCGCTCCTTCAGAAGCACAGCCGCTGGGACCCTGCTGTCTTTAAGGCTCAGCAGATATTAGACATGGCTACCGTTATGGCTGCCGAAGCCCTTGGACTTAAAGGTAAGGCCGGTTGCATCAAAGAAGGTATGGAGGCGGACCTGATACTCGTCGACCTGAAAACCCCTAACCTTCAACCGGTACATGGGCCTGAAAGCCTAGTGGCGAACCTCATATATTCGGCTAAGGGCTTAAATGTGGATACGGTAATCGTCCAAGGCAAGCCCCTGATGGTCGAGAAAACTGTCGAAACCCTAGACCCAGAAGCCGTCTACAGTCTAGCTGAAGAGAGCTTAGAAGAGCTTGGGATCAAAGCTTAAAACGTAGAGTCTCAATTACTTTAGAGGCTATGTCCAAGCCTATAGTAACTGTCTCGTTCGACTTCGGTGGGACTTTAGCCCATGATGTTAAGAAGGACTACGAGGTTTACCATGAAATCCTAGACGAGATGGGCTATCGCTTCGAGCCGGTGGAGGTGGAGTCGGCTTACCGTAAGGCCGTGGAATGGTGGCGTATGGTCAAACGCAAGGAGAATCTCGTATGGAACGAGGACTCTCAGAGAATGTTCATTTCTCGTATGCTTGCCCACCTTGGGCTTGAAGAGGCGGAAGAATTTGTAGAGTGTATCCTCGAGGTTAGACGTGGTAAAAGACTTCTGAAACCCTACAGCGACGCCGAGCCGACCGTCAGAAGACTGAAGGAGATGGGTTTTAAACTGATAGTGATCTCCAACGTCTCATCCGAGAGGAACCTCTCGGCCTATTTAACCCAGGTCGGTCTTAGAGGATACTTCAGCCTACTGTTCGCCTCAGGTTCCCTAGGGGTCGAGAAACCTAACTCTGAGATCTTCCTCTATGCCTCTAGGGTCTCCGGTACACCACCGGACATGATGGTTCACATAGGCGACGACTATGAGGCGGACTACCTCGGAGCTGAGAAAGCCGGGTTGAAGGCCATATTGATAGACAGAGCAAACCGATACGCTGGCCAGCGGTGTACTCGTGTGAAAAGTCTGCTGCAAG from Candidatus Bathyarchaeota archaeon harbors:
- a CDS encoding amidohydrolase; this translates as MEVLLENCDWVLTQDENRRVLRKTSVLVKDGLIEAIGRGLKGGDLVVSGEGKVLMPGLINTHTHLSMTLLRGYAEDLPLDEWLRERIWPVERKLTGRLCYIGALLGCLEMIRTGTTCVVDMYYHAGEVARAVHEACLRGFIGQGMIDVAGSDEVRISNEPLRKDFINATYNAVESIKSLGDPKVKPIIAPHAPYTCSDELLAEAVLLAERLDTLVHIHLAETRREQALFQKTYGCTVVEYLDKLGFLSPRVLAAHCVWLTKHDVRVLAERGVKVSHCPVSNMKLGVGGVAPIPEMLESGVTVSLGTDGAASNNTLDLFETMKFAALLQKHSRWDPAVFKAQQILDMATVMAAEALGLKGKAGCIKEGMEADLILVDLKTPNLQPVHGPESLVANLIYSAKGLNVDTVIVQGKPLMVEKTVETLDPEAVYSLAEESLEELGIKA
- a CDS encoding ribulose 1,5-bisphosphate carboxylase, which codes for MTHIETSRDYWREIYTAPENWADPDKHVITTYLVEPRPGITLLDAGIDLAAESTIGTWTRVKTGEPRHLAGRIFKLEHRNGYGIVHIATPLELFDLESGIPNLLSVAAGNVFGLSSVENVRLLDIHLPKSYVQMFKGPKFGIEGIRKIVGTLESRRPHLGTIVKPKVGLNPKEFAKVAYEAAMGGVDLVKDDETLVNQRFCPLLDRLTHVMEMLDRVREETGKHVLYALNVTADYPKILEYADKAIENGANCLMVDVICAGFSALKAIAEDPSVNVPIHVHRAMHAAFTRNPRHGIHMMVIAKLVRLAGGDQLHTGTAAGKMEKTTSVSELRRIDDWLREPWYGLKNVMPVASGGIHPALVPRNIEALGRDILINAGGGIHGHPDGTRAGAKAMMAAIEAVMQGVPLEEYAKSSPELKRALEYWGKRFLD
- a CDS encoding 3-isopropylmalate dehydratase small subunit; translation: MKVRGYAVKYGDNIDTDVIIPGRYLGITDPEELGRHAMEGLDPEFPSKIKQTGILVAGVNFGCGSSREEAPLALKYSGVKCIIAKSFARIFFRNAINVGLPIVICPEAVGKIEEGDELTIDLAEGTIVNESKDETYRMVPLPKFILDILRDGGLIPHLRRKGF
- a CDS encoding 3-isopropylmalate dehydratase large subunit, with the protein product MNVVEKILCRVSGKSRVEPGEFIRARVDKVMFHDLTGPLTVKAFREIGASKVWDPDRVIVIFDHLVPANTERASLNQKTIREFVGEQGIKAFYDIGRGGICHQVMVEKGHAQPGELIVGADSHTCTYGAIGAFSTGMGATDVAAILATGETWLRVPEVVCMNVEGELGDMVTPKDVILSIIGSVTVSGAVYKAVVFRGPTVESMSIAGRMTMCNMAVEMGAKTGIVEPDEVTRRYFESRGLPFKPGFRSDPDASFEDTYDFDFSSLEPQVACPSSVDNVKPVSEVEGVPVDQAYIGSCTNGRLEDLRIAAKIVKGRRVKPGVRALVVPASQEVYRAALREGLIDIFVEAGVLVCNPTCGACIGAHMGVLAEGETCIASINRNFVGRMGSTKAKVYLASPATVMASAVEGRITDPRRLVS
- a CDS encoding HAD-IA family hydrolase gives rise to the protein MSKPIVTVSFDFGGTLAHDVKKDYEVYHEILDEMGYRFEPVEVESAYRKAVEWWRMVKRKENLVWNEDSQRMFISRMLAHLGLEEAEEFVECILEVRRGKRLLKPYSDAEPTVRRLKEMGFKLIVISNVSSERNLSAYLTQVGLRGYFSLLFASGSLGVEKPNSEIFLYASRVSGTPPDMMVHIGDDYEADYLGAEKAGLKAILIDRANRYAGQRCTRVKSLLQVPELLEEFMK
- a CDS encoding LysE family transporter produces the protein MTMLEGFLLDLASFIIYVIVVTVSGVLSPGPLTIATLIHGAKGGLKAGLNCALGHMLVELPLAVFIGLGLLNLMGSGVKRILEIVGGLALIGFGMLQLRGVLRSEKGSSQDVSAEDSMLPVSGSALLTGVTLTGLNPYFILWWLSIGSALIYEALNLGLVEGLAIMYLAHVWMDYAWLGLIAHLSGCGRRVLGRKIYRYILIGFSIALVVFGVLWVASAIGVS
- a CDS encoding M20/M25/M40 family metallo-hydrolase — translated: MITIFPMGIVEYLESTRSEYIENFRRFLRQPSVSAKGIGIDECARLLEELMEEWGLDAEIMQTDGNPIVYAMVESKKSDRTLLVYSHYDVQPPEPLEEWISPPFEAKTVDGRIIARGAADAKGNIIAFLKAVESYLKTEGEPPVNVKFLFEGEEEIGSPNLPSFVETRRDMLKADGVVCWDGGLHPSGRPSISLGVKGMLYVELRCRGAKTDLHSSQAPIIVNPAWRIVWALNTIKSPDGRIEVEGWYDDVRPPTEEELKLLSEIPFEEEVLKRELGVEEFLGGVKGLEALKRLVYEPTANIAGISSGYTGAGSKTVLPCEAIAKIDFRLVVDQDPEKLLKLLRKHLDRRGFSDVELVKLGTLLPSRTPLSALIAKASMKASEKVYRAKPVVYPNSAGSGPDFVFTKILGLHSVWTGCSPPLARAHAPNEFNTIEHMVKGVLYAAEIMENFRSL
- a CDS encoding isocitrate/isopropylmalate dehydrogenase family protein, yielding MRAYRIALIPGDGIGPEQMDATLKVLDAVQENLSLKLNYVFLEAGDKCLEKHGVALPEETVKAIMDADATLKGPVGETAADVIVRLRQLLDLYANVRPFKSYPRVPCLKPGIDFVVVRENTEGLYKGFEFKPSDDVAVSLRVITRRGSERIARYAFEEALRRGSKLKVTAVHKANVLKATCGLFAEVCRRVAKDYPQVSYEEMYVDAAAMRLIRKPESFDVLVTTNMFGDILSDEAAELVGGLGLAPGANIGDRYALFEPVHGAAWDIAGKNVANPSSLILASKMMLEWLGSKHNDDVCLEAATAIENALVEAFKRGYTTRDLGGNLSTSIMGSKVASLVREITASR
- a CDS encoding 2-isopropylmalate synthase — protein: MSSRYIRIFDTTLRDGEQTPGVSLTPEDKLVIARQLDRLGVDVIEAGFPITSKGEAEAVKLIAKDGLNAEVCGLARALKQDIDAVIDCGLNSVHLFIATSDIHLKYKLKMSRDEALAKALEALDYAKDHGLTVEFSAEDATRTDVEFLKKFYKALCVAGADRINVPDTVGVMTPKRMYELISELKTVVSKPISVHCHDDFGMAVANSLAAVEAGAEQVHVTVNGLGERAGNAALEEVVVSLKLLYNFEVGVDPKLIYSTSRLVSRMTGIPIQPNKAVVGDNAFAHESGIHTHGVTRHPLTYEPIPPEFVGRKRRILAGKHAGTHGLKVLLEELGLRLTESQVKEILARVKELGDKGKQVTEEDLTAIARAVAGEVVKEERVLKLDELAVMTGNKIIPTASVKVVIDGKEYVASKTGVGPVDAAIKALEEVLNPVIRVYLREYRLEAITGGSDALAEVVIKVEDEEGDIVSARAAREDIVMASVEAMVNSINKLLLRRRKTG